The proteins below come from a single Deltaproteobacteria bacterium RIFCSPHIGHO2_02_FULL_44_16 genomic window:
- a CDS encoding membrane protease subunit, stomatin/prohibitin, translating into MLLKISFIHLQGGIMMPAGINLTRKQIGFISIAIALFILFTKAVVVIPAGHVGVMTLFGKVYEQSLREGINVINPLVKVHKMSIRTEQITEDATVPSKEGLTVGVDFSVLFSLDPVKAPEVYRTVGPNYVSIIVTPQIRSVIRGVTAEYEAKALYTAEREIVTEKMFTQLQPMIEQRGIRIEKVLIRAVKLPPILSTAIEKKLEAEQQAQQMQFVLQRESQEAERKRIEAKGISDFNSIASQGLSESILKLRGIEATQALSKSDNTKVVIIGSGKEGLPIILGQQ; encoded by the coding sequence ATTCTCCTAAAGATCAGCTTCATCCATCTTCAAGGAGGAATTATGATGCCAGCAGGAATCAATCTTACACGGAAGCAAATTGGCTTTATCTCCATCGCGATCGCTCTTTTTATTCTCTTCACCAAAGCAGTGGTGGTCATTCCTGCAGGACATGTCGGTGTCATGACACTTTTCGGAAAAGTCTACGAACAGAGTCTGCGGGAAGGTATTAATGTCATTAACCCTCTCGTCAAAGTGCATAAAATGAGTATCCGCACAGAACAAATTACTGAGGATGCTACAGTCCCCTCGAAAGAAGGCTTAACGGTTGGTGTTGATTTCTCGGTTCTCTTTTCTCTCGATCCGGTCAAAGCGCCGGAAGTCTATCGTACCGTGGGACCAAACTACGTGAGCATCATTGTCACACCACAAATTCGTTCCGTCATTCGTGGGGTGACCGCAGAGTATGAAGCAAAAGCGCTCTATACTGCTGAGCGAGAAATCGTCACCGAAAAAATGTTCACGCAACTTCAACCGATGATTGAACAACGTGGTATCCGAATTGAAAAGGTTCTTATTCGTGCTGTGAAGCTCCCACCAATTCTTTCCACTGCAATTGAAAAAAAATTAGAAGCAGAACAGCAAGCGCAGCAGATGCAGTTTGTTTTGCAACGCGAAAGCCAAGAAGCAGAACGAAAACGAATTGAAGCCAAGGGTATCTCTGATTTCAATAGTATTGCATCACAAGGACTTTCAGAATCCATTTTAAAACTCCGCGGTATTGAAGCAACCCAAGCGCTTTCGAAAAGCGACAATACAAAGGTTGTTATTATTGGATCCGGGAAAGAAGGTCTGCCGATCATTTTAGGACAACAATAA
- a CDS encoding antitoxin has translation MRTTLNLDPELIEKAKSLTRIREKTALIHAGLEALIAKHVRERLISLGGSEPLLRPVKRRRRSKHQRTS, from the coding sequence ATGAGAACAACCCTCAATCTCGATCCGGAACTCATCGAAAAAGCCAAATCTTTAACAAGAATCCGCGAAAAAACAGCGCTTATCCACGCTGGCCTTGAAGCGCTTATCGCGAAACATGTGCGGGAACGTCTTATCTCTCTTGGTGGTAGCGAACCATTGCTTCGGCCTGTCAAACGTCGCCGACGTTCAAAACATCAAAGGACATCATGA
- a CDS encoding ribonuclease, with amino-acid sequence MILVDTSVWINHFRRTDSKLVFLLQNDGVLIHPLIIGEIACGHLKNRSEILDLLMRLPKTLIATDEEVLAFIEHQKLFGKGLGFIDIHLLASAKMTKVKLWTFDQLLHKYAEEFASI; translated from the coding sequence ATGATCCTGGTTGATACGTCGGTGTGGATCAATCATTTTCGGCGTACCGACTCAAAACTAGTTTTTTTGCTTCAGAATGATGGAGTGCTCATTCATCCGTTGATCATTGGAGAAATTGCGTGTGGTCATCTCAAAAACCGTTCTGAAATTCTTGACCTTTTAATGCGACTTCCAAAAACCCTGATAGCCACTGATGAAGAAGTCTTAGCCTTTATTGAACATCAAAAACTTTTTGGAAAAGGACTTGGATTTATTGACATTCATCTCCTTGCTTCAGCCAAGATGACCAAAGTGAAACTTTGGACGTTCGATCAGCTCCTTCATAAATACGCGGAAGAATTTGCATCGATCTAA
- a CDS encoding methylisocitrate lyase gives MNTKTSQFRKLLHKGLVIMPGAFNAYSALLIEQAGFSAYYISGAGLANAVFGVPDIGIPTLPEAAEHARRIDQTVSIPGISDADTGFENISATIKTFEASGVAGIHLEDQQTDKRCGHLEGKKLISAKEMGKKIEKAITTKKDKNFLVIARTDAAAVEGFDAALKRAKLYEDAGADAIFTEALTSEKEFAAFRQAIKIPLLANMTEFGKTPYLSIKKFEALGMNMVIFPMTLFRVAAKSMQQALVELKQKGTQKGILEKMQTRQELYKLLKYNP, from the coding sequence ATGAACACTAAAACGTCTCAATTTCGAAAGTTGCTTCACAAAGGTCTCGTGATCATGCCCGGGGCCTTTAACGCTTACTCCGCTTTACTCATCGAACAAGCAGGATTTTCGGCCTATTACATTTCAGGTGCGGGCCTTGCGAACGCTGTGTTCGGTGTCCCGGACATCGGCATTCCGACGCTTCCAGAAGCGGCCGAGCATGCACGCCGTATTGATCAGACTGTTTCCATCCCCGGCATTTCCGATGCGGATACAGGATTTGAAAATATTTCAGCAACGATCAAAACATTTGAGGCAAGTGGTGTTGCCGGTATTCATCTTGAAGATCAGCAAACCGACAAACGTTGTGGTCATCTTGAAGGAAAAAAGCTTATTTCTGCGAAAGAGATGGGGAAAAAAATTGAGAAAGCGATCACAACGAAAAAAGATAAAAATTTTCTGGTGATCGCAAGGACTGATGCCGCGGCTGTTGAAGGCTTTGATGCGGCTCTCAAAAGAGCGAAACTCTATGAAGATGCAGGAGCAGATGCGATTTTTACGGAAGCTCTGACGAGTGAAAAAGAATTTGCTGCATTTCGCCAAGCCATAAAAATTCCTCTCCTGGCAAATATGACTGAGTTTGGAAAAACCCCGTATCTGTCGATTAAAAAATTTGAAGCGCTTGGTATGAACATGGTTATTTTCCCCATGACCCTTTTTCGGGTCGCTGCCAAGTCCATGCAGCAGGCTCTTGTCGAGCTGAAGCAAAAAGGGACGCAAAAAGGGATATTAGAAAAGATGCAGACACGACAAGAGCTGTATAAACTCTTGAAATATAATCCATAA